A region from the Bacteroidetes Order II. bacterium genome encodes:
- a CDS encoding O-antigen ligase family protein, with protein sequence MLINKKNIIEIISILALIYVNAFGIVGTIICGIVLLFWGVLRVENIFKAFLMVSIVALLHPNVLSGGLPVLLRYLITFVFFGRLLLHKFRSGELKLQQNTVRFGAFIGLILLFSVAGLLPLVSVLKLLLLYIVVFIFFESVMYTNQGLGEFMFHTFLAIIIGSWFIYDQHVFVEQWKVYQSGSSGIFSHPQTFGIISAVIFVYFMVRFIDERKYFFVIMALLTGILIVLSEARTALLSAVIAIGLAYLIFNSSLIESMRKILKMPGVLLASVVGLIFIISYSEVITNGVVEFVKKNQKMDSVSIIESYNKSRGDLIEKSLTAFSASPLIGSGFGLTFPIEEGRLVRSEWLWNMPISYSVEPGNLYIAFFAEAGILGGIALFILIGFLFWSIYQKREPILMAIFITILLVNLAEACLLAPNGVGGVFMGFIAWAQMRSKEKKPHKNKIPYQSMTNSYMT encoded by the coding sequence GTGCTGATAAATAAAAAAAATATAATAGAAATAATCTCTATATTGGCATTGATTTATGTTAATGCTTTTGGGATTGTTGGTACCATTATATGTGGAATAGTCTTATTGTTCTGGGGAGTACTGCGAGTAGAAAATATATTTAAAGCATTTTTAATGGTCAGTATCGTTGCCTTGTTACATCCTAATGTGTTGTCTGGTGGATTGCCTGTACTTCTTCGTTATTTGATTACCTTTGTATTTTTCGGCAGGCTATTGTTGCATAAATTTAGATCTGGCGAACTAAAACTTCAGCAAAATACGGTAAGATTTGGTGCTTTTATTGGATTAATATTATTGTTTTCTGTTGCGGGCTTGCTTCCGTTGGTATCGGTATTGAAACTGTTATTGCTTTATATTGTGGTATTTATTTTTTTTGAATCTGTTATGTACACCAATCAGGGTTTGGGTGAGTTTATGTTTCATACTTTTTTGGCAATTATCATAGGAAGTTGGTTTATTTATGATCAGCATGTATTTGTTGAACAGTGGAAAGTCTATCAATCTGGATCATCTGGTATATTTAGTCATCCACAAACATTTGGTATCATTTCAGCGGTTATTTTTGTATATTTCATGGTCCGATTCATTGATGAAAGAAAATATTTTTTTGTTATAATGGCATTATTAACAGGTATATTAATTGTCCTTTCTGAAGCGCGAACAGCGTTACTGAGTGCAGTCATTGCGATTGGACTGGCCTATTTAATTTTTAATAGCTCATTAATTGAAAGTATGCGTAAAATCCTAAAAATGCCAGGAGTTTTGCTGGCTTCAGTAGTTGGACTTATATTTATTATTTCCTATTCTGAAGTTATTACAAACGGTGTAGTGGAATTTGTAAAGAAAAACCAGAAAATGGATTCGGTATCTATTATAGAAAGTTATAACAAGAGCCGAGGTGATTTAATCGAGAAATCCTTGACGGCTTTTTCTGCAAGCCCTCTAATTGGTTCTGGTTTTGGGCTTACGTTCCCTATCGAAGAAGGGCGCTTGGTACGAAGTGAATGGCTATGGAATATGCCAATATCTTATTCCGTAGAGCCAGGGAACTTGTATATTGCATTCTTTGCAGAAGCAGGGATTCTTGGAGGAATCGCATTATTTATACTAATTGGATTTTTATTTTGGTCTATATATCAAAAAAGAGAGCCGATACTAATGGCAATCTTTATTACCATCTTATTGGTAAACCTGGCTGAAGCATGTTTATTGGCGCCTAATGGCGTTGGAGGAGTGTTTATGGGGTTTATAGCCTGGGCACAAATGAGGTCTAAGGAAAAGAAGCCTCATAAAAACAAGATACCATATCAGTCAATGACCAACTCGTATATGACATGA
- a CDS encoding glycosyltransferase family 4 protein, with translation MKNVLFVLRDLPWYYYSAINTFSKTSKVSIIVTKKDKDAPYSFLISPDIQIFQVDDTDKEQVLAIYDQLNPAMVVLGSWSGKVFRGVARRAKKDGKKTVIGVDNPWENTFKQDLLCLFSWFLIRRIFTYVWVPSISQYEYAKRLGFKRKNIIFGLYTADDTLFLIDEDDIAKKEKNILFIGRLLDWKGILELNNAFIRVSEEKEHDWKLIVIGNGPMKEQLKPHKKINFISFSPPEMIASYMKKSAVFCLPSWHEHFGVVVHEAAMAGCALLLSDGVHAGDEYLVDGYNGVLFASRDNTSLQQALSTLMFSQPIEEVIEMGKRSRILSMKNAPEIWANRLAKLLN, from the coding sequence ATGAAAAATGTATTGTTTGTATTACGTGATTTACCTTGGTATTATTATAGTGCCATAAATACTTTTTCTAAAACCTCTAAAGTGTCTATTATTGTAACGAAAAAAGATAAAGATGCGCCATATTCCTTTCTAATATCTCCTGATATACAAATATTCCAGGTGGATGATACAGACAAAGAACAAGTATTGGCTATTTATGACCAACTTAATCCAGCTATGGTTGTTTTGGGTAGTTGGAGTGGAAAAGTGTTTCGTGGAGTTGCACGAAGAGCAAAAAAAGATGGAAAAAAAACGGTTATTGGTGTAGATAATCCTTGGGAAAATACTTTTAAACAAGACCTGCTGTGTTTGTTTTCATGGTTCTTAATAAGACGGATATTTACATATGTATGGGTTCCCTCTATTAGCCAGTATGAGTATGCGAAAAGATTAGGATTTAAGCGAAAAAATATTATATTCGGGTTATATACTGCTGATGATACACTCTTTTTAATTGATGAAGATGATATTGCTAAGAAGGAAAAAAACATTCTATTTATAGGAAGACTTTTAGATTGGAAAGGAATATTAGAACTTAATAACGCATTTATTCGTGTGTCCGAAGAAAAAGAACATGATTGGAAGTTAATTGTTATAGGAAACGGTCCAATGAAGGAGCAATTAAAGCCGCATAAAAAAATTAACTTCATATCCTTTTCTCCTCCTGAAATGATTGCTTCATACATGAAGAAAAGTGCTGTTTTTTGTTTACCAAGTTGGCACGAGCATTTCGGAGTGGTGGTACACGAGGCGGCGATGGCGGGATGTGCCTTGTTGCTTTCTGATGGCGTACACGCAGGGGATGAATACCTGGTGGATGGCTATAATGGCGTGTTGTTTGCGTCTCGGGATAACACCTCTCTTCAACAAGCCCTCTCGACGTTGATGTTTTCTCAACCCATAGAGGAGGTCATTGAGATGGGAAAGCGTTCTCGGATATTGAGCATGAAAAACGCTCCAGAAATATGGGCTAATCGTTTGGCAAAGTTATTGAACTAA
- a CDS encoding glycosyltransferase — translation MHILQTIAGLNINNGGTSRTVPYLCEVLTEQGAKVSLLTIGSPDEVLSLPDEHKVNVRVVRPKTYADKRFQMAREFEVHLEHLIQTQRPDVIHDHGVWLWSNWLVSKIAHKHNIPLVNSPNGMLMPASLAHKSLLKRMSWMFYQRPVTQRASALHVTSEVEGAYLSALGIHKPTWVIPNGIRLPDTMPTKRFIMPRKALFLSRLHPIKGIMLLLDAWQNIRSEGWVLEIAGPDEGGYAAEVLQKVTENNLTATVRVTGPVSDTEKWELLTQADLFVLPSKSENFGIVIGEAMAAGLPVITTTGAPWPVLKTEKMGWWVAPTLPALAGALQEGIGLSPEARSLMGARARQYVTKRFAWDQIASTFLDKYRSLRTCT, via the coding sequence ATGCACATACTACAAACCATTGCCGGATTAAATATAAACAATGGGGGAACTTCTCGAACAGTTCCTTATTTGTGCGAAGTACTTACTGAGCAAGGAGCCAAAGTTAGCCTTTTAACGATTGGGAGCCCTGACGAAGTGTTGTCCCTGCCAGACGAACATAAGGTCAACGTTCGTGTGGTACGGCCTAAAACGTATGCTGATAAACGCTTTCAAATGGCCCGTGAATTTGAAGTACACCTCGAACACCTTATCCAGACCCAAAGGCCAGACGTGATACACGATCATGGGGTCTGGCTTTGGAGCAATTGGTTAGTGTCTAAAATTGCCCACAAACACAACATCCCTTTGGTGAATAGCCCAAATGGGATGCTAATGCCCGCATCGTTGGCACATAAAAGCCTCCTGAAACGCATGAGTTGGATGTTTTACCAAAGACCAGTAACGCAGCGAGCCAGTGCACTTCATGTTACTTCGGAGGTAGAAGGGGCTTATTTATCGGCTTTAGGGATTCATAAACCTACTTGGGTGATCCCCAATGGTATTCGGTTGCCAGATACCATGCCGACGAAACGGTTCATTATGCCGCGTAAAGCCTTATTTTTGTCTCGGCTACATCCCATCAAAGGCATCATGCTTTTGTTAGATGCCTGGCAAAACATTCGTTCAGAGGGCTGGGTGCTCGAAATAGCGGGGCCAGACGAAGGCGGATATGCTGCTGAAGTGTTACAAAAAGTAACGGAAAACAATCTTACGGCCACGGTTCGGGTCACTGGGCCAGTAAGTGATACCGAGAAATGGGAGCTTCTTACACAGGCCGACTTGTTTGTATTGCCCTCCAAAAGCGAAAATTTTGGCATCGTGATTGGCGAAGCAATGGCGGCTGGGTTGCCGGTGATCACTACCACAGGAGCACCTTGGCCTGTTTTAAAGACCGAAAAAATGGGTTGGTGGGTGGCACCTACGCTACCAGCCTTGGCGGGGGCGCTTCAGGAGGGCATTGGACTTTCGCCAGAAGCCCGGTCTTTGATGGGAGCACGTGCCCGCCAATATGTGACCAAGAGATTCGCGTGGGATCAGATCGCATCTACGTTTTTAGACAAATACCGGAGCCTACGTACATGCACATAG
- a CDS encoding glycosyltransferase family 2 protein — protein sequence MHIEHITPLILTYNEALNIGRVLDQLTWAAEVLVIDSMSNDATKTIAAQYPNVRFLERPFDNHAAQWQYGHDQVRSEWILSLDADYILREEAPHELKCLPEDSLVNGYEASFTYCIYETELGASLYPPRVVLYRKAAAHYVQDGHTQRLVLEGEVGTLKTTIRHDDRKRMDHWLASQQKYARLEAEKLAAMAWKDMGIAQKMRWLRIPAILVMPLYCLFGKGLVFQGAAGWFYTWQRTCFEVILCLYLMERDFTSPSN from the coding sequence ATGCACATAGAGCACATAACCCCTTTAATACTTACGTACAATGAAGCCCTTAACATTGGGCGGGTTTTAGACCAACTTACTTGGGCTGCTGAAGTCTTGGTGATAGACAGTATGAGCAATGATGCTACCAAAACCATTGCCGCCCAATACCCCAACGTCCGATTTTTGGAAAGACCGTTTGATAACCATGCCGCTCAATGGCAATATGGACATGATCAGGTGAGGTCGGAATGGATTCTTTCGCTGGATGCCGATTACATACTCAGGGAAGAGGCCCCTCATGAGTTGAAGTGCTTGCCTGAAGATTCATTGGTGAATGGCTATGAAGCATCATTTACCTATTGTATTTATGAAACCGAGTTGGGTGCCTCCCTTTATCCGCCAAGGGTTGTATTATACCGAAAAGCTGCAGCCCATTATGTACAAGACGGTCACACCCAGCGATTGGTACTTGAAGGCGAGGTAGGTACACTCAAAACGACGATTCGCCATGATGATCGGAAGCGGATGGATCATTGGCTGGCGTCTCAGCAGAAATATGCCCGTCTCGAAGCCGAAAAATTGGCGGCCATGGCATGGAAGGATATGGGTATTGCGCAAAAGATGAGGTGGCTTAGGATTCCCGCTATTTTGGTGATGCCCTTGTATTGTCTTTTCGGAAAAGGGCTTGTTTTTCAGGGCGCAGCTGGCTGGTTTTATACTTGGCAACGAACCTGTTTTGAAGTGATACTGTGTTTATACCTCATGGAGCGAGATTTTACCTCACCCTCGAACTAA
- a CDS encoding glycosyltransferase family 4 protein: MILFINRTYAPDSEAVGQLLTELAEALADKGFHVEVLATNGQFSGVKNGVYLHKVGGEPVFSRNTFTSRTWSYLRLYPHLYRKAWKLASNAVVVTSTDPPLHYVFAVLLKKLRGAKLVHWSQDLYPEVAEELQVLKKGGFVAGWFRHLSTWALKQQDTIICVGRCMQDRLQARGIPLEKIRVIQNWTDVQKVFPIDHKENPFRNLHHLEEKFVVMYSGNFGLAHPFDEILESARILKKQNPRIRFVLIGDGPRKSQIEHVIQAQHLDNVLLLPYQPKDVLAQSLSAADLHLATMFPTLRGLVVPSKVYGIMAVGRPALFIGSPESEVARLIQENDAGDVLENLQTEQLVKRIEWWSQNPRKREIAGLNARNAIENKGLTHVVTHFEAVFQPLLEEVLTGPVALIPTKRVRQPHSVLQERE, from the coding sequence ATGATTTTATTTATCAATAGAACATATGCCCCAGATAGCGAAGCGGTAGGGCAGTTACTCACCGAATTGGCCGAGGCACTCGCCGATAAAGGCTTCCATGTAGAAGTATTGGCCACCAATGGTCAGTTTAGCGGTGTCAAAAATGGGGTGTACCTGCACAAAGTGGGCGGAGAGCCTGTGTTTTCGAGAAACACCTTTACTTCCCGTACTTGGTCTTACCTTCGTCTGTATCCGCACCTCTACCGGAAAGCATGGAAGTTGGCGAGCAATGCGGTTGTTGTAACTTCTACAGACCCGCCTTTGCACTATGTCTTTGCGGTGTTGCTCAAGAAATTGCGGGGGGCAAAATTGGTTCACTGGAGCCAAGATTTATATCCAGAAGTGGCAGAAGAGTTACAGGTACTTAAAAAAGGTGGTTTCGTTGCGGGTTGGTTCCGACACCTTTCCACATGGGCCCTTAAACAACAAGACACGATAATTTGCGTGGGCAGATGCATGCAAGATCGTTTACAAGCACGCGGAATCCCCCTTGAAAAAATACGGGTTATCCAAAATTGGACTGATGTTCAAAAAGTGTTCCCCATAGACCATAAAGAAAACCCTTTCCGAAACCTGCATCACTTAGAAGAGAAGTTTGTGGTCATGTATTCGGGTAATTTCGGGTTGGCACATCCCTTCGATGAAATATTAGAGAGTGCTCGGATTCTCAAAAAACAAAACCCTCGCATCCGTTTTGTACTCATTGGCGATGGCCCAAGAAAATCACAGATTGAACACGTTATCCAGGCTCAACATTTAGATAATGTGCTTTTATTGCCCTATCAGCCCAAAGATGTCTTGGCCCAAAGCCTCAGTGCGGCTGATTTGCACTTGGCCACAATGTTCCCCACTTTGCGGGGGCTGGTGGTTCCGAGTAAGGTCTATGGCATTATGGCCGTCGGGCGACCAGCGTTGTTCATTGGTTCGCCGGAAAGTGAAGTGGCGCGGCTCATTCAGGAAAACGATGCAGGAGACGTTTTGGAAAACCTCCAAACCGAACAATTGGTCAAGCGAATTGAATGGTGGAGCCAGAACCCACGTAAAAGAGAAATCGCTGGGCTTAATGCACGTAATGCCATTGAAAACAAAGGTCTGACCCACGTGGTAACCCATTTTGAAGCGGTATTTCAACCGCTATTAGAGGAGGTCCTTACTGGCCCGGTAGCCTTAATACCGACTAAACGTGTACGGCAGCCCCACTCTGTATTGCAAGAACGGGAGTAA
- the mreC gene encoding rod shape-determining protein MreC, whose amino-acid sequence MRLWDRIRDFVFLAVLLITSLIVLLGVQYEAFLSLRSASLEFTSRVESAFAWVGRYVNALNENDQLRANNLRLSSRLARLLEEEIENQRLRGLLHLKSKWAEYPRIAAQIVSRDVTKSNNLLTINVGSNQGIEKGMPVISDRGLIGRIVLVSRNYSVVMPFLNTTFRAAAKIQPQQIYGIIRWEGNRPDRLLMDHVVKTEKVSKGDTIVTAGYTHGFYPAGIPIGYVDSTAVRKGQNDWLIYVRPMVPLTQTEHAFVLLYKPDQNQIRIQHTADSLLQTN is encoded by the coding sequence ATGCGCCTTTGGGATCGCATCCGAGACTTTGTCTTTTTAGCGGTCTTGCTTATTACCTCGCTGATCGTCCTTTTAGGCGTTCAGTATGAGGCGTTTTTGTCTTTGCGGAGTGCCTCGCTTGAGTTTACTTCGCGGGTAGAAAGTGCCTTTGCTTGGGTAGGACGTTATGTAAATGCGCTCAATGAGAATGATCAATTACGGGCAAACAACCTTCGCCTTTCCAGCCGTTTGGCCCGCCTCCTCGAAGAAGAAATTGAAAATCAGCGCTTACGCGGTTTACTACACCTTAAATCTAAATGGGCAGAATATCCGCGTATTGCAGCACAGATTGTCTCGCGAGATGTTACCAAAAGCAACAACCTCCTAACCATCAACGTTGGCAGCAATCAGGGAATTGAAAAGGGGATGCCCGTCATCAGCGATCGTGGTCTTATTGGCAGAATTGTTTTGGTTAGCCGCAACTACAGCGTGGTCATGCCTTTCCTGAACACCACCTTTCGGGCAGCCGCCAAAATTCAGCCGCAACAAATTTATGGCATTATTCGCTGGGAAGGAAATCGTCCAGACCGCCTTCTAATGGATCATGTGGTTAAAACCGAAAAAGTATCCAAAGGCGATACCATTGTGACAGCGGGCTATACACATGGCTTTTACCCAGCTGGCATTCCGATCGGCTACGTAGATTCCACCGCCGTTCGGAAAGGCCAAAATGACTGGCTCATCTATGTACGTCCAATGGTTCCACTTACGCAAACCGAACATGCTTTTGTTTTGCTTTATAAGCCAGACCAGAATCAAATCCGAATACAACACACAGCAGACTCTCTTTTGCAAACCAACTAA
- a CDS encoding rod shape-determining protein yields MGIFSSFATDVAIDLGTANTLIYIRGRGIVLNEPSIVAVNRNTRKIVAIGHEAQQMHERTHKDLETIRPLKDGVIADFDVAEQMIKRLIMKVQTKWYTNIRRMVVCVPSGITEVEKRAVRDSSEHAGARQVYLIDEPMAAAIGIGLDVHEPVGNMIVDIGGGTTEIAVIALSGIVIDESIRLAGDQLDNALVQYFRRNHNLLIGQRTAERIKCEVGSAVELDPELELSVKGRDLVSGIPKIRTISSEDVREAIKDPVDQIVAAVVRALERTPPELGADILERGIMLTGGGALLRGLDQRIRRQAELPAYVAEDPLTAVVRGTGKVLENLEYYETVVS; encoded by the coding sequence ATGGGCATTTTTAGCAGTTTTGCTACCGACGTAGCCATAGATTTGGGTACTGCCAACACCCTGATCTACATCCGTGGACGCGGCATCGTTCTTAATGAACCAAGTATTGTGGCCGTAAACCGCAATACGCGCAAGATCGTGGCCATTGGCCATGAAGCGCAGCAGATGCACGAACGGACGCACAAAGACCTCGAAACCATCCGCCCTCTCAAAGACGGCGTGATTGCCGACTTCGACGTGGCCGAGCAAATGATCAAGCGCCTCATTATGAAGGTACAAACCAAATGGTACACCAACATCCGCCGAATGGTGGTATGTGTACCAAGTGGGATTACCGAAGTAGAAAAACGCGCTGTTCGAGACTCCTCGGAACACGCCGGAGCGCGGCAGGTTTATCTGATAGATGAACCGATGGCAGCAGCCATTGGTATCGGCTTAGACGTTCATGAACCAGTAGGAAACATGATTGTGGACATCGGAGGGGGAACCACCGAGATCGCCGTGATTGCGTTGTCTGGTATCGTGATTGACGAATCCATCCGTCTGGCTGGAGACCAATTAGACAATGCATTGGTTCAATATTTCCGCCGTAACCACAACCTACTTATTGGCCAACGTACCGCAGAGCGAATCAAGTGCGAAGTTGGTAGCGCGGTGGAACTGGATCCAGAATTAGAACTTTCCGTGAAAGGACGCGACTTAGTGAGTGGGATACCGAAAATCCGGACGATCTCTTCCGAGGATGTCCGTGAGGCTATCAAAGACCCCGTAGATCAAATTGTGGCCGCTGTGGTACGGGCATTAGAGCGGACGCCTCCAGAATTGGGGGCAGACATTTTGGAGCGCGGTATTATGCTTACAGGAGGTGGCGCTTTGTTGCGTGGGTTAGACCAGCGCATTCGTCGTCAGGCGGAATTGCCTGCCTACGTAGCCGAAGACCCGCTTACGGCAGTAGTTCGTGGCACGGGAAAAGTGTTAGAGAATTTAGAATACTACGAAACCGTCGTTAGTTAA
- the purH gene encoding bifunctional phosphoribosylaminoimidazolecarboxamide formyltransferase/IMP cyclohydrolase, whose product MINPKSLPAPDNLQTVKRALISVSDKTNLVPFAQRLAKSGIEIISTGGTSRTLREAGLQVKDVSDITGFPEIMDGRVKTLHPNVHGSLLARRNDPDDLVQLRGIGSELIDLVVVNLYPFEQAIAQEGVTDALAIENIDIGGPTMIRAAAKNFFFVTIVTSPADYEAVADVLQANNGALPLEFRRQMATKAFQHTAAYDATIAHYFTKPAPIPEEPIFERPLHISLPLVQPLRYGENPHQKAAFFGRPDRFFKKLHGKALSYNNLLDLSAALFLIDEFKDAGPTAAILKHTNPCGVGTANVLSAAYKKAFSTDRQSPFGGIVVVNRPLDLATAQAIDQIFTEIVLAPSFDKEALVLLSKKQQRRIIQMNLAARFDHAPDVRSVIGGLLVQSRDSVLRTIEDAKNHYVVVTKRQPTDEEWLDLDFAWRIAKHVKSNAIVYAKQGATLGIGAGQMSRIDASEVAVMKGQKEAHDFLGCVVASDAFFPFADGLLAAAEAGATAAIQPGGSIRDEEVVEAANQQNLAMVFTAKRHFRH is encoded by the coding sequence ATGATCAACCCCAAATCGCTTCCGGCTCCCGATAACCTGCAAACGGTTAAACGTGCGCTTATCTCTGTTTCCGATAAGACCAACCTCGTCCCTTTTGCACAACGATTGGCAAAAAGTGGTATAGAAATTATTTCTACGGGCGGTACCTCCCGGACCCTTCGTGAAGCTGGCCTTCAGGTGAAGGATGTTTCGGATATAACTGGATTTCCCGAAATTATGGATGGCCGCGTAAAAACCCTTCACCCAAATGTGCATGGCAGTTTGCTGGCCCGCCGGAACGATCCAGATGACTTGGTTCAACTACGAGGCATTGGATCCGAATTGATTGATCTGGTGGTGGTAAACCTCTACCCTTTCGAACAGGCAATTGCCCAAGAAGGCGTAACAGATGCACTTGCCATCGAGAACATAGACATTGGCGGCCCTACGATGATTCGGGCGGCAGCCAAGAATTTCTTCTTCGTCACTATCGTAACATCTCCGGCAGATTATGAAGCCGTGGCAGACGTATTGCAGGCCAACAACGGGGCTTTACCCTTGGAATTCCGTCGCCAGATGGCAACCAAAGCGTTTCAGCATACCGCTGCCTACGATGCAACCATTGCACATTATTTCACGAAACCAGCACCAATTCCGGAGGAGCCGATCTTTGAGCGCCCGCTCCACATATCGCTTCCTCTTGTACAACCCCTTCGGTATGGTGAAAATCCACATCAAAAAGCAGCTTTTTTTGGACGGCCAGATCGCTTTTTTAAAAAATTACACGGTAAAGCCTTATCTTATAACAATCTTTTGGATTTAAGTGCCGCCCTGTTTTTAATAGATGAGTTCAAAGATGCTGGGCCCACTGCTGCCATTCTAAAACACACCAATCCCTGTGGCGTAGGAACGGCAAATGTTCTTTCTGCTGCATACAAAAAAGCCTTCTCGACCGATCGGCAATCGCCTTTTGGCGGTATTGTGGTGGTTAACCGTCCGTTAGACTTGGCAACTGCTCAAGCCATAGACCAGATTTTTACCGAAATAGTACTTGCGCCTTCATTTGATAAAGAAGCGCTGGTTTTATTAAGCAAAAAACAACAACGACGCATCATACAAATGAATTTGGCTGCCCGCTTCGATCATGCACCCGATGTCCGATCGGTGATTGGAGGACTTTTGGTACAAAGCCGTGACAGCGTTTTACGCACCATCGAAGACGCCAAAAACCATTATGTAGTGGTTACAAAACGTCAACCTACCGATGAAGAATGGCTCGACTTAGACTTTGCCTGGCGGATTGCCAAGCATGTGAAGAGCAATGCTATTGTATATGCCAAACAAGGCGCTACATTGGGCATCGGTGCTGGGCAAATGAGCCGGATTGATGCCTCTGAAGTAGCGGTGATGAAAGGACAAAAAGAAGCGCACGACTTTTTGGGGTGCGTGGTGGCATCAGACGCCTTTTTCCCTTTTGCAGATGGCCTATTGGCCGCTGCCGAAGCAGGCGCGACCGCTGCCATACAGCCTGGAGGCTCGATCCGAGATGAAGAAGTGGTTGAGGCCGCAAATCAACAAAATTTAGCGATGGTTTTTACGGCAAAACGTCACTTCAGGCATTGA
- a CDS encoding phosphoribosylglycinamide formyltransferase, with the protein MNLAVFASGGGSNFQAIAQAITEEKLDARLSVVVSNVETAGVHERAARIGIPSHTLNPATYSDQTGYHADLLAVLTRYDVDFIALAGYLKKIPTSLIEAFQNRILNIHPSLLPAFGGKGMYGHHVHEAVLAQGVRWTGATVHLVDAEYDTGPIVLQEPVPVRQDDTLKSLAARVLYKEHRIYPEALQLFATEKVKIIGRKVEITHPRPHGYSRTPRSGNG; encoded by the coding sequence ATGAATCTGGCGGTTTTTGCATCGGGCGGCGGTTCTAATTTTCAGGCCATTGCGCAAGCAATTACGGAAGAAAAATTGGACGCCCGTCTTTCGGTGGTGGTCAGCAATGTAGAAACCGCTGGTGTACACGAGCGGGCCGCTCGGATAGGGATTCCTTCCCACACCCTGAACCCAGCCACTTATTCCGACCAAACGGGTTATCACGCAGACCTCTTGGCTGTATTGACTCGATACGACGTGGACTTTATTGCGCTGGCAGGTTACCTTAAAAAGATACCCACAAGCTTAATTGAAGCATTCCAAAACCGCATCCTAAACATTCATCCATCCCTCCTTCCAGCATTTGGTGGAAAAGGCATGTATGGCCACCACGTCCACGAAGCCGTTCTCGCACAAGGGGTTCGATGGACAGGCGCCACTGTTCACCTGGTGGATGCCGAGTATGACACCGGGCCCATTGTACTTCAAGAACCCGTTCCCGTCCGGCAAGATGACACGCTCAAATCCCTCGCAGCACGTGTCTTGTATAAAGAGCACCGCATCTATCCAGAAGCCCTTCAGTTATTTGCTACTGAAAAGGTTAAAATTATTGGTAGAAAAGTCGAAATAACCCACCCTAGGCCGCATGGTTATTCCCGTACCCCACGATCAGGAAACGGATAA
- the purQ gene encoding phosphoribosylformylglycinamidine synthase subunit PurQ gives MAVSFGIVVFPGSNCDHDAYHSIKHIFNQEARFIWHKDDALGGVDVVLLPGGFSYGDYLRSGAIARFSPVMKAVTDFANGGGLVIGICNGFQVLCESHLLPGGLGRNRDLRFICKPTYLRTENNVTPFTNQLAKGQVLDIPIAHGDGSYYADDETLTRLEAENRVIFRYVTSKGEVTESANPNGSRNNIAGIINERGNVLGMMPHPERHVEPLLGSADGAWIFRSLIQSFVGV, from the coding sequence ATGGCTGTTTCGTTTGGTATTGTCGTATTTCCAGGCTCTAACTGCGACCACGACGCCTACCATAGCATTAAACACATTTTCAATCAGGAGGCCCGTTTTATCTGGCACAAAGATGATGCACTCGGAGGGGTGGATGTGGTCTTACTGCCTGGCGGCTTTTCGTATGGAGACTACCTCAGAAGTGGGGCGATTGCTCGGTTTTCACCCGTTATGAAAGCTGTGACCGACTTTGCAAATGGTGGCGGACTGGTGATTGGGATCTGTAATGGCTTTCAGGTACTGTGTGAATCTCATTTATTGCCTGGCGGTTTGGGACGTAACCGCGATTTACGCTTTATCTGTAAGCCCACCTATCTTCGTACAGAAAACAACGTAACACCCTTTACCAACCAATTGGCCAAGGGACAGGTCTTGGACATCCCCATTGCACATGGAGACGGCAGCTATTATGCCGACGACGAAACCCTTACCCGGTTAGAAGCCGAAAACAGGGTGATATTCCGTTATGTTACCTCCAAAGGAGAGGTCACCGAAAGTGCAAACCCAAACGGCTCTCGAAATAACATTGCAGGCATTATTAACGAACGCGGTAACGTATTGGGCATGATGCCTCACCCAGAACGGCATGTAGAACCCTTGTTGGGGTCTGCGGACGGTGCTTGGATATTCCGCTCCCTTATCCAATCATTTGTGGGTGTATAA